Below is a genomic region from Gopherus flavomarginatus isolate rGopFla2 chromosome 9, rGopFla2.mat.asm, whole genome shotgun sequence.
atataaagctttcttttaagacctgttggaagttttctttacttcaaggCAGCACTAAAAATGATCAAGCTTTACCCACATCTCCATGTATGCTCTCCCTGGCCATTAATGAAGCATGTGGTTAATATTTTTCTATAGGATCTATAACTGACCCAAACACTGTCCAGGAGGAGATGCTGGGAAGTCAGCAGAAGCCCAGAAAACCCTTTCCTGGGCTTGGGGGGAAAAGCTCTCCTGCCTTTTTGAGTGATTAAATCAAATCAATGGAGAGCCTACAGGAAAAAGCTTCTCTCCTCCATCTTGCAGTCTTGTGAAGAGACTTCCCCCTACTTTAAAACAACTTCCCTTCTGCCCAAATTCACATACACAGAGCTGGGATGAGGTAGGAGGAGTCATTCAAGCCTTGTTTTATTGCCATTGGTTAAATGTAGCCCAACTGGCTCCTCTGAACAGCCTGATTTCATGAGCTTGCTGCACATCTCACAAAGCCATGAAGGTGTTAAACATTGCCTTGTTGCTATGGCACCCTCTCTCTTTAAAGGGGAAGAGAATAGCTAATTACACTGTTTGAGAAACTAAAGAGGaagcaaaagaaaagagaaataatgGAGCAGAGAAGCCTGGATTTGTGCTAAACCTGGCAGATGGACCAAAGGAGAATCTGTGCTCATTCACATCCCTGATAGAGGTGAAGTACTTGCCAGGAATCTGGGACATGTAACCAATGCTTCTTTCTGTTCCTCTTGGTCTCCTCCTTGAGCTGGAGATGACTAATCAGCAAACTTCCCTCAGCCAGGAAGAGACCCCTTCCTCAGTTGCTAGAGTTACCACCCCTTTCACACTCCAGAAAGCCCTTAGCCTATGAGACTCTCTCCTTGAGTGGAGCTGAAATAGGTGGCAGCAAAGAGCAGGTACGTTCCAACACATAGGTCCTGGCTTATGCCAGCCTCTAGCCAATGGCAGCATTGGCCTGGCCTGGCATTTTAAATCTCTTGGGCAGCATTTGGTTGTTCCTCAGGCCTTCTAATCCCCTACTTACCTTCTCCCTTCGAGCCCTGGCACAGCAGGTGCAGTTAGCAAGAGAGAGACAGGACTGAATGTACTGCATGCAGTAATAGTTAGAAAAAATGTACCAGCTACTGTATGTGCATTTCGCAGTGCTAGCTATGCATGGAGTTGGCACAGTCACAGCAATGATGCTGTAGATCAAAGCTGGCAAGATTCCTCCTTCAGTAGAACTGGGGCTTTCTATTAGTAAATACCACCAATTAGACAATTGTAGCTAAGGCAAAATGAAGCAACAAAACCAACCTATAGCAGCAATGACTTCAGACTCCTCCACTCCGTGCAGCTGGAGGAGCTGGCTGTTCTGCACTCCTCTCGCATAGCAGCGCTGGGCTCAGGCTTCTGGTGGGAACACCACATTTTGTTACCTAGATGGGGAGAAGAGGTTCTCCACTTCCAGCTTCCAAATCTGTGTTTGGATAAAAGGGAGATGAGAAAAATCTGCCATTCATTGCAAAAGGGACCCTTCCTAATGACAAGAGTAACAGTACCTGGATTTGTCAAAAGCCACATACAGTAGCAGTGACAGGAGGAAAGCAGCAGTTGGGAGAAGAATAATCCAAAATGCTTCCAGGAAGCCAGTACACATGGCCATCACAAAGactaaaacattttcatttattaACTTTACAGACGAGGCTTCCTACTCAGAAAGTAAATACAGGCTTGCTTCAACCACTCAGCTAAAGACCAGGGTTGTGTCCATTCTCTAAGTTTCTCCTAGGAAAGGCTTCCAAGGAACACATCCTGCCAAGATCCATCAAAGGCAAAATTCAAAACCAGTTCACAGTGCACCAAACTGATACTGTACACGGTGTCTTCcttccactcccctctcagagtcTTCGTGCCTTCCGAGGACGGCAGCCATTGTGTGGAATTGGGGTATTGTCTGTGATGGAGATGACCTCCAAACCCCCCATGGTCAACCCCTTGATGGCAGACTGAAAGAGCAAGAGAGTGGACATTAGACTGCATGCTGCACCATTGCACAATCAGCACAGACTGGCAGAAAAGTGAAAGAGATCTTTGAGAAGGCAGTCTGGAACAGGGCAATCAACATCTCTTTGCAATAGACTTAATCAGAAAGCCCTGTTTGGTCCCAGATGGTCCATTCCTCCTGGCTAGGGCAGGATTGTTTCTTACAATGTATTCTCCATTGATTTGCTACTCTAGCTTGAAGTGACGTAAGCAATTTGGCTTTCACTCAGTTCCTTACACAAAATTATTCTAGGATTTCACCAGgaggacatttttttttctttttgcaattaAGGTTTTGGGGTGACAAAACAGTAAattccctgcagcccctcttgTCCTTCATGTCAATTTCAGAAAAGCAGGTTAACAGGCATCATAATGCCATAGGCCTAAATAAAAAACCCTGCAGCCCTCAGAGAAAGGAACAAATAGATGAGGGCTCATGATGCCGGTGAAGAGGAATCTTAGGCACTTACCATACGCCCAGGGCCCAGACCTTTCACCACCACTCGCACATGGGACACACCTTTCCCGCAGGCTTTCTGTGGGGAGAAAAGTGCTTTCAGTGATGAGGGGCAGGCAGGTCAAAAGGTATCTATCGCTGCTAGTACCAATCTCTCTGGATTAATCCCTTTCATCCACTATCACAAGCATCTTCAgacagaaaggaagagagaatcaAGGATGGTTCCGGGGAGATAAACATGGAGATCATATGGACAaagccagggatttggggaaggatagGAAATGCACGCCCAGGGACACATTCAACATAACATTATGTACGAAGAAGAAAGGTGAGCTGAGAAGGGAAGCTGTCTTGGGTCATGAGTTGAGGCAGCAGATGATGTGTCCTTTTAAGGCTGGCAGGTGACCAAATTAGGGAGGgcctaaaaaaatttcaaatcaaCAAATCTTACCAGTTTCTCCTAATGTGACACAGCACTGCCATCTAGTGGAGATCTCTAATCCTCCCTGAGGGTGCAGGTTAAAAATTGTCGGGAGGTATGTTTATACTTAAAATGATACAGCCCCAGaacttcagggcttgtctacacttaaaacactgcagctgcactgaagcacttcagtgaagacactatctACACCAACAGGAGGGCTCCACCTCCTCAGGATGTTAGGTTGATTTAACTGcattgttcaggggtgtggatttttcacactcctcagTGATTAGTTTTACTGacttaatttcctagtgtagaccaagcctgacaggaggggttcttcCACTGGTGTAGGTAAtctacctccccgagaggcagaaACTGgattgacggaagaattcttctgacaACTAGCACCCATTTACATCGGGGGTTCAAacggcatagctacatctcttgggtggggatttttcacacttgagaACTATGCCAATGTAAATtcccagtatagaccaggcctctggATACAGGGATAGAGGCTAATTTCTGACACTGGCTATTTGTGAGTGGTAACAATGCATCACTGCACCTGTATTCTAAGAATCCGTCCTTGATGCATGAGATTAGTGCTGGAAATGGTTCTTATTCATATAAACCAATCACAACACGTTGTTCTTCCCACAATGGGAAAGAAAACTCCAGAGGCTAAAGGGTTAACTAGAGTGAGTTCTATCCAGTTCAGAATGGGGACACTctaggtcagtgtttcccaaacttggaacaccacttgtgtagggaaagcccctggcgggcagggctggtttgtttacctgctgcgtccgcaggttcggccgatcatggctcccactggacgtggttcactgctccaggccaacgggagctgctggaagcggtgcgggcaGAGGGACGTACTGgtcaccgcttcctgcagctcccattggcctggagcagcaaaacacagccagtgggagccacgatcggccaaaacaaaccagcccggcccgccaagggctttccctacacaagcggcatcccaagtttgggaaactgcTCTAGGTTTTCATTCTCACTGTGCCTCATTCTGCAGTGCTGGAGTCCAAGACACAGGTAGTCTCATCTTCCCCCACACATCATGCACAAACTTAGGTTCTTTTAGAAACACTTACACTAGATccacagggccagattttaaacTCTGTGTGCAACTGGTAACTACATGTGCTCATATTCCCAAAGTCTGACCATGCTCTTTTAGGAATGAAGGGTTGCCAGAATGGCTCAGGTCATTGGTGTGGTATTCTGCCTCCAACAGCAGCTTATAGCTGAGACTTCACCAGGCCAACTGTGCAGTGCTGCTCATGGGATAATGCTAAACACAGCAGTTCCTTCCTGCCTCTCACACCTGCTCGGTTTGTGCTTAGATTTCGTTTCCCCTTATTTGGCTTTTGAAAATAAATGGTCCATGTTCCAGTTGAGACCATCTGAGCAAAAGCTGCTCTCAAGTCAGGGCCACAACTCTGCACAAGGTTTTGGCCCTTTGTATCCatctaattattattaattttattggatAAATTAAAGAGAATATTCACTTCTAAACCATTTACAACAAGCTTCACAATAACttcagaagttggttcaataaaaatcTATTATCTCACCCGCagtgtctctctaacatcctaggatcaacacggctacaacaacactgcttaactttactgttattttaaaactcttcatATAATCTTGACATTTTCAACCTGTCACTCTTTTCTGAAACTAATGCACAGCTTGTGAGTACAGAGAGAAATAAATGTGACTTTGAAAGTCTATTCCACAAGAGGTATCCAATAACTTTCAAGCCTTGACAGTCAACTAATGTGTTCAGGTTGCTGGCAGATAATTCTTTTTCTTTGACTTGTCACTTGTCTAACTGCTTACAGGTGAAATTGTACCCTTATAAGCTATAACTGAAACGGAAGCTCTGTCTCTCACAAAGCAGCTGCCATTTTACCAATGAGCGACACTGCTTATAACAGCATCGATATGTGGAAGGGGAGTCACAGCTGAATAAACTGTTTCCATCTGGGCTTAACAGtcaaatgaaatgtgctgcttAACACTTAGACCCATAGTTTAAACTACGATGCTGTCCAAACTGGAGCCAAAAAAGGATAGGAAGCAACTTTCATCTCTTCATTATAGGCCACTAAAGCCACCACATGTATATTTAAAGCTCCCATTTCACATACAGTTTATCCAGGCTGAGAAGCTCACCATGCCCCCTCTCAAAGGAAACAATGTGGAAACAGAGTGTACTGCTCAGACACACAGGAACTGGCAGACTTTACTTCTCTCCTCCACCAGAAGATAAAAATGGAAGAAGGAAGCAGAACTTCAGAGTCCATCTGTTGGCAATCACTCCATTGCTAGCACTCCTCCTGACCTCAGCAAGATTAGCCTCAACAAGCAGAATGATCAGACCagactcactgctgctgctgcgatGCCTGCAGTCTGTGCTGCAATGGCAGTGGCCTTCTTGGCATTTCTGAATCCTTCTGTGCCACAGGACGTACGGGCAAATGGCAAGTTCTCAGGACTGATGACCTGGATGTGGGTGCTGAGGATGAGAAAAAGGAGGGTAAGAAGCCATAAGAAAGTAATTCTCCCATCTTTTCTTGCTCTGATTATCTTCCAGGCCGTCCAGAGGGCGCCCCCGCCGCCCCATACCTCAACACTACTGCactttaggccagtggttctcaaccaagggtatgcagaggtcttccagggggtatatcaactcatctagatatttgcctagttttacaacaggctatataaaaagcagtagcgaagtcagtacaaactaaaattttatacagacaatgacttgtttatactggtcTATAGACTatacgctgaaatgtaagtacaatatttatattctaattaatttattttataattatatggtgaaaatgagaaagtcaacAATTTTTAAGTAATAGTGTTTTGtgatgcttttgtatttttatgcctaAGCGTgagagcaagtagtttttaagtgagatgaaacttgggggtacacaagacaaatcagactcctgaaaagggtaaGTTGTCtgtaaaggttgagagccactgctctaggcaATGGTAGAAAGCTCCGCAACAGCCCTAGTTTGTCTTAAGGGTCATGCTAGAGTGGCAGAAAAGAGTACTGGGAGAGTACTGTCTTTTGAGGTAATATACTCCTGCTAGAAATTGTTCAGATAGGGTTTCACCTTTCCAGACCCACTTTCCCACTACATGAGTAGGATTCACCACCTctgcttattttaaaaacatatagaaCACCTTTTTTAAGCTTCAGAGCGCTTTACAGAATTATAAAATTATGTCTCATTAGgggtcaccactgaaatgcagccacctctggtgaACAACATGGCAGCTGTTCAACAGCTATACACAGTGaagagctgccaaaatcttaacaaccggttccctccctcctcctgctcggctggagctgggccatgccGCCACCGTGCACCACCTGAAGCACCAGGTCAGACTGAGCTCGCAGCCCCCGCTGCTTCCCACGAATCAGCTGTTCatgcgggaagcctgggagggctgagaagcaagCGGCAGCTTcatgctcaggcccagggaggcggagcggaggtgagctggggcaggaagtggttTCTCCCCTGCGCTGCCTCCCCCCCTCCGGTTACCTGCTGCAGCACGGGCGGCCGCCCTGCCTCAGCTCACCTACGCTCTGTctccacctccctgggcctgaACACCACACCGCTTCTccgccctcccaggcttcccatgcaaacagctgattcgcaggaagccggggggagggggagaagtgaggCGGAGCGttcaggggaggcagtggaggtgaaggtgagctggggctgaagggcggggagctgcagcaccCACAGGGGTTGACACCACTTTTGGATAATGTGCTcagggggagcggctgttcccccttcttccccccccccccccagctacgCTCCTGGGTCACTTCAACTTACTGGATGTTAAAtgtagaagcccttttagaaccagttgttccACACAggacaaccagttctaaaagggcttctaaatttaacagccATTTCCCGCGAACCAGTgcaaaccggctccagctcaccactggatgTACAGCAATACTGCAACAATGTAAGACAGGAAATGATAAGATTCCTGTATCCTCTTAAAACTGCCTGTGGAATTTAGGGGGGACAAGATGTAATTACCTATACTGGAGTTTGGTCAAAATATGCGCTCAACAGCCTTGCTCTTGTGAAAGGCACTATGGTCTTGCatttcccatttccccctccagCACGGCACTGAAGTACTGCTTCAGTACTGACTCATAAGAAAGACTGCAGCCTCCTGAGTAGCCAACACTACTTCCCTGACTTTTCCATAGAGGCCTCCCATCTACCCAAGATCAGGGTCCAGTTGCTTAGCTTGTGTGTTCTCAGCATAAAGCGGTACTGCTGCAGGCCCTTTTACATGGGACCTGTACACCAAGAAGTCTGTGTCTTACTTGTTGTACGTAGCTTTGATGTGAGCTATTGGGATATCTTCATATTTTTTTCCACCCCAAGTTAAGGAACTTCCTTGTCCTGGTATAGGGGGAAAAAGGCTGAAAAGTAAAATAAGAAGAATCAAATACTTGCAATATCACTAACACGCAATGGTAGTTTTTAATACAGTTTTGGAATTTGGAAAAAAAGTGGATCAAATGCTGCCAAACTAAGCTCAGAACTTCTTATATGAACTGTGCTTGTGATTGTTTCAAGTCACTTGTTTTCCTTACTTTCCTGAAAGATGCTTGAGGTGATTTACCCCCTGATGAGAGGCAAATGAAGAGACTTTACACCACAGCTTGGTTTGGAACCATACAGGATGCCTCACCTGAAGTCACTCTTGCTTTGGTTTGTTGTCACCTCAGGTGCAACACTTTCTGTATTCTccatttgttcctgcaacctttGGGAACCTGTGTGTATGCCACGACGCAAGACAACATTGTAACCACTAGGTAAAAGATGTGGGAGAAATAGATTAGGATTTCACAGTTACACAATAGTCTTTTACATTATCTTTTGCCACCCTCACATAAGACCTCCCATAGTATATTTTCGCAGAGGAAACAACCAAAGCTATTTGCTGACTGCAGGACTAACTCAAGCAGTCATCATCACCCTCAGGGTTCCCCAGTCACGTTGAGGAATCAAATAGTAACCACCCCAGGAACATCACTTTTTCAAAGGGATGTTGTCAGCCTCCACATTCCAGTTTTTTATCAAAACAAACAGTTGGGCAAAACCGAGGAGTGTtttcacaataaaaataaattcagacAGCATGCCAGCAACGCACAAGAAACAGAAATGGAAAGGGACTTGGCTAAGTTCACTGGCCAGGATCTAGGGAGGCACAAAATCAAACAAATACTGAAATAAGCACTGAAGTATTTTGTATAATCCCTTTAGTAGCACAGAAGAGGGGATTTTAGGTGGCTGTCTAATTTCATTTGTATCTTGACAACATCCATTGTGAAGAGACACTTAACTGGGAGCAAATTTGAAAATAAGACTGTTCATCAATAAAAGAGTAGCCTTACCCAATCATTTCCTGCCAAGCCTATGCGATACCCTAACAGCCTGTACCTCAAGCCCTGGATTTCTCTATTGTGCCTAGATCCTGCACGAGGTCATCGGCTGACATggaaacagcagcaacaacatcaCAGTATGACCTTGTTACAGGtagagctgggaaggagggcgCCTGTTAAACACATGTAGCTTTAATAATGTAGCTAGTTCTACCCTACACAATCTCTTCCTACCCAGCAGAGACCTTCCGGCGTGTATCAACCAGAGCTGCTGACTTCAGTAGCTACATAGGTTTCATTAGTTGAAGAGTAAACAGGTTTCTATTGCACCTCATGCTTTGTCAATACAAGAGTGAACTAAGCTGTAATGACAGGACCAAAAGGCTGTATATAGGAGCAGAACGTGAAGACTGTGTGATTGCACAGGTATCCCTGGGGAAGAGAATCTTTATTACTGAGCACCATACCCAACCAGAGGGAGACTAGCCTGAGTCTGCAGGGCTGATagcaaaacaaatgtttttatttgCGCTCTGAGCAATCCGGCTCTGGAACCAAGAAAGATGACAACAGCAAACGAGCCCCACAGCACCCGTTTAGCAGAGTCACTGCTTGGAGCAGAGACATTTTGAATCCAAAATATAACCCAACGCGAAGTGCAGCTGCTGTTGTGGTTAGCTCAGAGCTGGAACCCCAACACCCTGGCCACCTACTTCCCGCAGCTGCCAACACCCTGGCCACCCGGCTCCCACCGTAATGCCCGGGCCGCTCACTCCCCACTTCCCCTGTGCAACTCCCAGGCTGCCCACTCGCCATCCCCACCAGCGTAATTCCCAAGGCCTTGGccggctgctgctcctcctcctcctcctcccgccccaATCCCAAGGCCCCGGCCGCCCGTTCCTCCTCCGCCCCCCCAATCCCCAGGCCCCGGCCGCCcgttcctccccccccaccaatcccaaGGCCCCGGCCGCCcgttcctcccacccccccaccaatcccAAGGCCCCGGCCGCCcgttcctcccaccccccccccgccaatccCAAGGCCCCGGCCGCCCGTTCCTCCCACCCCGCCAATCCCAAGGCCCCGGCCGCCcgttcctcccaccccccccccccccgccaatccCAAGGCCCCGGCCGCCcgttcctcccaccccccccccccgccaatccCAAGGCCCCGGCCGCccgttcctcccccccccccccccgccaatccCAAGGCCCCGGCCGCccgttcctcccccccccccccccgccaatccCAAGGCCCCGGCCGCCcgttcctcccacccccccccccccgccaatccCAAGGCCCTGGCAGCCTGTTCCACCTCCCACCCTCCCCAAGGCCCCGGCCGCCCGTCCCTCCCCAACATGCTCCCCCACGTCGCTCACAGAGCCGCGCCCTGGCCGCTCCCCGCCGATACCCCCATCTCCTCCAGTTACCCCAATCCGGCTCCTAAGAACCGCTGCCAGGCAACCACCAGCACCCGGGTCATGGCCCTTCCCCGCTGCCGTCCAACCCGCCCCAGAGCTAGGAGCCACTGCCCCAACACGCCAGGAGAGGGGAAAGGTCAGCGTGGTGCATTGTGGCCTATGGGAGGAAAGATGGCGGCGCCCAGATGGCTCGGCGGCGCGGTGCATTGTGGTCTCGGTGACAGAAGATGGCGGCCCCCATGCAGCGGACATTGTACGGTGGCGCGGTGCGATGGAGGTGGGCGCTTGGCCCTCGTTGGGTGTCTGCCTCGGCCGCGCCCCGGTGGCGGCTCATGGGTGCGCTGTGTCTGCAGAGGCTGCCTAGCATCACGCAGGCCCTGAGCCTGGAGCAGGAGGAGATGGCGCAGCTGGTGCACCAGGTAGCGGGGTTGGGGGGAGGTGACCCtcccggggcagggggcaggaaaaCACTGGGGTACTGGGGGCTGGGGTACGCACGGAGCACGTGCTGGATCCTGCAGTGCCTATCGGAGCCGCTCCTACCCCCGGGCAGCCCCCCGCACTGAAGCTGGTCCAGAGCCGCGTTGGCCACATGCTGTGTTTCCCCCAGAGGAGATTGCTGCCTCCCCTTTTGTCAAGCTCAGGAGTATCAGAGCTGAGGAAAAGCACCTTGTTGTGCCTCTGCGCTGTGACCCACCTGGAGAGGTCCCCCATCTAAAATGCAAATAGCTTGTAAATCACAAAGTTAAAACCCAGGTGCAAATGCCCCTTTGTAACTGTACCGGGGCAGGACGCAGGCTGTGCCCCAGGAGCTTATGCACTTGGATGCAGAGTGACTGGGTGGCGTTCCATGCGCTGTGATGTGCACCCTAGATGATCAATCAGGTGTCCCCTTCTTGCTTTAAGCACTAGCACTGTGACTCTGCTTCCGTGAGGAGTGTTCTAGTGTATGGATCTTGTGGGGAGTGGCACACTAGGGGTGTCCTTTGAGTCATGCGCTCCATGCCCCCGCATGTGCTAGTGGGCAATGGAATTCCACAAGTGGTGGAGTGACTTGTTGGAAAGAGACCACTCCCTTCTGAGACAGTAATGACTCCAATGCCTGGCTGTAGTTCTGAAAGGTGATCTCTGCTGGATGTCACATGGAGGCCATGTTACTGTGAAACCCTCAATTTTTGCATTTCCCGATTTATGTGCATTTAGATTCCAGACTATAATGTGCTAACATATTTTTTGTAGTTAGCATATAGCTGTATTTACAGTGGGTTAGCATCTCCTTATGTCTTCAATATTGGATGTGTTCTCTGCACAGTGTAACTTTAACCTCCTGGGGTAGAGCTTATGCTCTGGGCAGAGAAGTTATTCTCCAGCACAAAGAAATCAGCACAAGCCCTATTTGTGGCAATAAAAATTGCTTTATTCTCTGTGTGTGACCTAGGATAACAGTGCTGGTAACTGTGACCCATAGTGAGGCTGCTGATACTTGACAATTCTCTATGATGTCCTTTCCAGATAGAGGTGGAGAAGAGCATCTTTTCAGACTATGAGCTCCGTCACTTGGCAGAAGAGGAGCAGCTAAAGAAGAGGAAAGACCATACACATGTTGAGGAAGAGGACTCTGGGCAAGCTATTGTGTTGGCCCAAGACCTGGAGGATGCCTGGGAACAGAAATTCCAGCGGTTCAAAGCTGGCCCACGAATAACAGGTTCTGAGCCAAGTTCTCTCAGCTGAGCAAGAGAGGGATGGGGCCTCTCTGGTCTATCTGAACATGATTGACTTTGGTACAGTGGAAGTGAGGCAGGGTGCTGAGCCCTCAGGAAGAGGGAGCTTCCATGGGACTCCCATGACGCCTTTCAGCTATTGTAGGATGAGTTATCCGGTCTGTGAAAGGAGCCCTCTCAAAGGTTCTGTGAGAAAAGTATGGAGGCTGGTTATTCTGTCCTTATCAGAAAAATCATGACCAGACTGACTCCCAGTTGTAGTTCACAAGAGCACACAATACTAGTGTTGTAATTATGTAGGTCCTACATAAACGTTGACTCTTAGTTATTAGGCACTAAGTTGAACTAGAGACTTAAACTACTTGTTTTAAATGGTCTTTTTTAAAAGCAGAGCATTTCAAGTGCAATCCTGCTTTCACTTTTATGAGACATGACTGAAAATCAATGGATTCCATCCAGATCCCTAGGTGACACCTATTCTGTTGTATATAGGTTCTTGTACTTTGCTcaacaccatagtatctgagtgccttccagtagtgtaTTAAGTAACATGACTAATGTCTATCATAtgctgtttgttctctcatcatcTCCCCAGCGGGTGAAGCATGTGTGGTGGAGTGttttgagaacataagaacagccattctgGGTCAAAACAACGGTTGTTCtaatccagtgtcctgtcttctgacaatgaccAGTTCCAGATgcatcagagagaatgaacagaacagtgcaaTTTTGAGTGTGCTATACCCT
It encodes:
- the MRPS11 gene encoding 28S ribosomal protein S11, mitochondrial isoform X2, which codes for MSLLQAVTLLNGCCGARLLLSSFLVPEPDCSERNGYNVVLRRGIHTGSQRLQEQMENTESVAPEVTTNQSKSDFSLFPPIPGQGSSLTWGGKKYEDIPIAHIKATYNNTHIQVISPENLPFARTSCGTEGFRNAKKATAIAAQTAGIAAAAKACGKGVSHVRVVVKGLGPGRMSAIKGLTMGGLEVISITDNTPIPHNGCRPRKARRL
- the MRPS11 gene encoding 28S ribosomal protein S11, mitochondrial isoform X1, which produces MTRVLVVAWQRFLGAGLGGYNVVLRRGIHTGSQRLQEQMENTESVAPEVTTNQSKSDFSLFPPIPGQGSSLTWGGKKYEDIPIAHIKATYNNTHIQVISPENLPFARTSCGTEGFRNAKKATAIAAQTAGIAAAAKACGKGVSHVRVVVKGLGPGRMSAIKGLTMGGLEVISITDNTPIPHNGCRPRKARRL